A genomic stretch from Astatotilapia calliptera chromosome 4, fAstCal1.2, whole genome shotgun sequence includes:
- the LOC113020363 gene encoding flocculation protein FLO11 isoform X1 — translation MFLICLFAVFLFGSAAKGETTESNPSSALTDGGLTTASEVTRATESTTREFTTVHTTLTNAETINLSTQSMITTNTTVTENGTVTTGSPAPSPSPPTTDASMSTARPGTSNPTSDSETANTTTVPVPATNQTMSTSTLIPHTTTNISLSTPHSTNGTTGSTSITQTNNDTTSSTAVTDTGNGTMMTYSTTYTTRSTPYTNNDTSASTTVTNSTSHTIASTPVTQTNNTTASTPITNTSNNTSTSAPVTNSTSHTIASTPVTQTSNDTTVSTPMTNTSNDTTTVMPVTNSTTHTIASTPVTQTNNDTTVSTPITNTSNNTSTSAPVTNSTSHTIASTPVTQTNNDTTVSTPMTNTSNDTTTVMPVTNTTINITASTPVTQTNNDTTASTPFTHTSNSTAMVTSPTSNHSTNITPVTPTSNNTTFITATTPLSNITTSTTEETSNSTAITTTLTPVSSTAVLTPTTQPNTTNTSPETAASTTAPLSSTAAINTTLTAGTSPSSPTTISNSSSFPPSTSPGNSTVPPSGNATTLSPSTASSGVTNHTAVTATTTLSTEASGITTAIPTTVSNITTTTLQPTQITTSNQTTPAPPTTTQSPVIVCPAVPCPLESVCLNGTCQCLTGTYLLNGHCVPAHVFPGRLHLTTLTFQNEMFNRSSKIFQMTAAEISATLSDILKKQPGYIRSDVVQLEPGSVQATVNNVFSDTTENQTTVNNAINEAIKTSTGLLGQATYTSINLCELSPLPCEVSTTVCTNTNGQAACACKDGYISNVYSNTSCKACPSGQRPVGEVCEACPFGYAGFNCNDSALLAVVIISCVLGGILLILILALLIYCCWRLCSNRKQDISSSPYSTEDLNQPWPTGIMPIPRANSKWDGAPPIEMTEGGSSNVLVDKRHQSNGMGFQRKQKGWKKTGSYDLNPEEMMTFKGKNTSRYSYLVQGHENPYFLPGDEKKN, via the exons GAGAAACAACTGAATCAAATCCAAGCAGTGCCCTCACAGACGGCGGCTTGACAACTGCTTCAGAAGTGACTAGAGCAACAGAAAGTACTACTCGAGAATTCACAACTGTGCACACAACTCTGACCAATGCAGAGACAATTAATCTGAGCACTCAGTCCATGATCACTACTAATACTACGGTTACTGAGAACGGTACTGTGACCACTGGCAGCCCAGCTCCCTCTCCATCACCTCCAACCACTGACGCAAGCATGTCGACTGCAAGGCCAGGGACGAGCAATCCTACCAGCGATAGCGAGACTGCAAATACAACCACGGTTCCTGTTCCAGCCACGAATCAAACAATGAGCACAAGTACATTGATCCCACACACAACTACCAACATATCTCTAAGTACACCACACTCCACCAATGGCACAACTGGAAGTACATCAATCACACAGACTAACAATGACACCACTAGTAGCACAGCAGTTACAGACACTGGGAACGGCACAATGATGACATATTCAACCACCTACACAACTCGTAGTACACCGTACACcaacaatgacacatctgcGAGCACAACAGTGACAAACTCAACCTCTCACACAATTGCAAGTACACCAGTCACCCAGACTAACAACACCACTGCCAGTACACCAATtacaaacaccagcaataaCACATCTACAAGTGCACCAGTGACAAACTCAACCTCTCACACAATTGCAAGTACACCTGTGACCCAGACTAGCAACGACACCACTGTTAGCACACCAATGACCAACACCAGCAATGACACAACTACAGTTATGCCAGTCACAAACTCAACTACCCACACAATTGCAAGTACACCAGTCACCCAGACTAACAATGACACCACTGTTAGCACACCAATtacaaacaccagcaataaCACATCTACAAGTGCACCAGTGACAAACTCAACCTCTCACACAATTGCAAGTACACCTGTGACCCAGACTAACAATGACACCACTGTTAGCACACCAATGACCAACACCAGTAATGACACAACTACAGTTATGCCAGTCACAAACACAACCATCAACATAACTGCAAGTACACCAGTCACCCAGACTAACAACGACACCACTGCCAGTAcaccatttacacacacaagCAACAGCACGGCTATGGTTACATCTCCCACAAGCAACCATTCAACTAACATTACTCCAGTCACACCCACAAGCAACAACACAACTTTTATTACAGCAACTACACCACTAAGCAACATCACAACTTCAACTACTGAAGAAAccagcaacagcacagcaatTACAACAACACTCACCCCAGTAAGCTCTACAGCTGTGTTAACTCCAACTACTCAACCAAACACTACTAACACCTCTCCTGAGACTGCTGCATCTACTACCGCACCCTTGTCCTCAACTGCTGCCATAAACACAACACTCACAGCTGGAACCTCACCCTCTTCACCCACCACCATCTCCAACTCCAGCTCTTTCCCTCCAAGCACCTCCCCAGGCAATAGCACCGTACCCCCCAGTGGAAATGCCACCACCCTTAGTCCCTCAACAGCAAGCTCAGGAG TGACAAATCACACTGCAGTAACCGCAACTACAACTCTTTCAACTGAAGCTAGTGGCATTACAACTGCCATTCCAACCACCGTCTCTAACATCACAACCACCACCCTGCAACCAACACAGATCACTACCAGCAACCAAACCACTCCAGCTCCACCCACCACTACGCAGAGTCCAGTCATAG TGTGTCCAGCTGTCCCATGTCCACTTGAAAGCGTCTGTCTTAATGGCACTTGCCAGTGTCTCACTGGTACCTACCTGCTGAATGGACATTGTGtacctg CCCATGTGTTCCCAGGGAGGCTTCATCTTACCACCTTaacatttcaaaatgaaatgttCAACAGGTCTTCAAAGATATTCCAGATGACGGCTGCTGAAATTTCAGCAACA CTTAGCGATATCCTCAAGAAACAGCCAGGGTATATCCGGTCTGATGTTGTGCAACTTGA ACCAGGTAGCGTGCAAGCAACTGTAAATAATGTGTTTAGTGACACCACTGAAAATCAAACTACCGTTAATAACGCCATAAATGAAGCTATAAAAACTTCCACTGGACTTCTGGGTCAAGCTACATATACAA GTATAAACCTGTGTGAGCTGAGCCCATTACCTTGTGAAGTCTCCACTACAGTATGCACAAATACAAATGGCCAGGCTGCTTGTGCCTGTAAAGATGGCTACATCTCCAATGTGTACTCAAACACTAGTTGCAAAG cgtgtCCAAGCGGACAGAGGCCAGTGGGAGAAGTGTGTGAAGC ATGTCCCTTTGGGTATGCTGGATTCAACTGCAATGACT CGGCCCTGCTGGCAGTGGTGATCATTTCCTGCGTACTAGGAGGAATTCTACTCATTCTTATCCTGGCTTTGCTCATATACTGCTGCTG GAGGCTGTGCTCAAATAGAAAGCAAGACATTAGCAGCAGCCCTTACTCAACAGAAGACTTAAACCAGCCCTGGCCTACTGGCATCATGCCCATCCCCCGTGCCAACAGTAAATGGGATGGAGCTCCTCCTATAGAGATGACAGAAGGGGGCAGCAGTAATGTCCTGGTGGACAAAAGGCATCAAAGCAACGGAATG GGGTTTCAGCGGAAGCAGAAAGGATGGAAAAAG ACGGGATCGTACGATCTCAACCCAGAAGAAATGATGACCTTCAAAGGTAAAAATACATCTCGTTACTCGTATCTGGTTCAAGGCCATGAAAATCCTTACTTCTTACCTGGAGACgagaagaaaaactga
- the LOC113020363 gene encoding flocculation protein FLO11 isoform X2 — MFLICLFAVFLFGSAAKGETTESNPSSALTDGGLTTASEVTRATESTTREFTTVHTTLTNAETINLSTQSMITTNTTVTENGTVTTGSPAPSPSPPTTDASMSTARPGTSNPTSDSETANTTTVPVPATNQTMSTSTLIPHTTTNISLSTPHSTNGTTGSTSITQTNNDTTSSTAVTDTGNGTMMTYSTTYTTRSTPYTNNDTSASTTVTNSTSHTIASTPVTQTNNTTASTPITNTSNNTSTSAPVTNSTSHTIASTPVTQTSNDTTVSTPMTNTSNDTTTVMPVTNSTTHTIASTPVTQTNNDTTVSTPITNTSNNTSTSAPVTNSTSHTIASTPVTQTNNDTTVSTPMTNTSNDTTTVMPVTNTTINITASTPVTQTNNDTTASTPFTHTSNSTAMVTSPTSNHSTNITPVTPTSNNTTFITATTPLSNITTSTTEETSNSTAITTTLTPVSSTAVLTPTTQPNTTNTSPETAASTTAPLSSTAAINTTLTAGTSPSSPTTISNSSSFPPSTSPGNSTVPPSGNATTLSPSTASSGVTNHTAVTATTTLSTEASGITTAIPTTVSNITTTTLQPTQITTSNQTTPAPPTTTQSPVIVCPAVPCPLESVCLNGTCQCLTGTYLLNGHCVPAHVFPGRLHLTTLTFQNEMFNRSSKIFQMTAAEISATLSDILKKQPGYIRSDVVQLEPGSVQATVNNVFSDTTENQTTVNNAINEAIKTSTGLLGQATYTSINLCELSPLPCEVSTTVCTNTNGQAACACKDGYISNVYSNTSCKACPSGQRPVGEVCEACPFGYAGFNCNDSALLAVVIISCVLGGILLILILALLIYCCWRLCSNRKQDISSSPYSTEDLNQPWPTGIMPIPRANSKWDGAPPIEMTEGGSSNVLVDKRHQSNGMTGSYDLNPEEMMTFKGKNTSRYSYLVQGHENPYFLPGDEKKN, encoded by the exons GAGAAACAACTGAATCAAATCCAAGCAGTGCCCTCACAGACGGCGGCTTGACAACTGCTTCAGAAGTGACTAGAGCAACAGAAAGTACTACTCGAGAATTCACAACTGTGCACACAACTCTGACCAATGCAGAGACAATTAATCTGAGCACTCAGTCCATGATCACTACTAATACTACGGTTACTGAGAACGGTACTGTGACCACTGGCAGCCCAGCTCCCTCTCCATCACCTCCAACCACTGACGCAAGCATGTCGACTGCAAGGCCAGGGACGAGCAATCCTACCAGCGATAGCGAGACTGCAAATACAACCACGGTTCCTGTTCCAGCCACGAATCAAACAATGAGCACAAGTACATTGATCCCACACACAACTACCAACATATCTCTAAGTACACCACACTCCACCAATGGCACAACTGGAAGTACATCAATCACACAGACTAACAATGACACCACTAGTAGCACAGCAGTTACAGACACTGGGAACGGCACAATGATGACATATTCAACCACCTACACAACTCGTAGTACACCGTACACcaacaatgacacatctgcGAGCACAACAGTGACAAACTCAACCTCTCACACAATTGCAAGTACACCAGTCACCCAGACTAACAACACCACTGCCAGTACACCAATtacaaacaccagcaataaCACATCTACAAGTGCACCAGTGACAAACTCAACCTCTCACACAATTGCAAGTACACCTGTGACCCAGACTAGCAACGACACCACTGTTAGCACACCAATGACCAACACCAGCAATGACACAACTACAGTTATGCCAGTCACAAACTCAACTACCCACACAATTGCAAGTACACCAGTCACCCAGACTAACAATGACACCACTGTTAGCACACCAATtacaaacaccagcaataaCACATCTACAAGTGCACCAGTGACAAACTCAACCTCTCACACAATTGCAAGTACACCTGTGACCCAGACTAACAATGACACCACTGTTAGCACACCAATGACCAACACCAGTAATGACACAACTACAGTTATGCCAGTCACAAACACAACCATCAACATAACTGCAAGTACACCAGTCACCCAGACTAACAACGACACCACTGCCAGTAcaccatttacacacacaagCAACAGCACGGCTATGGTTACATCTCCCACAAGCAACCATTCAACTAACATTACTCCAGTCACACCCACAAGCAACAACACAACTTTTATTACAGCAACTACACCACTAAGCAACATCACAACTTCAACTACTGAAGAAAccagcaacagcacagcaatTACAACAACACTCACCCCAGTAAGCTCTACAGCTGTGTTAACTCCAACTACTCAACCAAACACTACTAACACCTCTCCTGAGACTGCTGCATCTACTACCGCACCCTTGTCCTCAACTGCTGCCATAAACACAACACTCACAGCTGGAACCTCACCCTCTTCACCCACCACCATCTCCAACTCCAGCTCTTTCCCTCCAAGCACCTCCCCAGGCAATAGCACCGTACCCCCCAGTGGAAATGCCACCACCCTTAGTCCCTCAACAGCAAGCTCAGGAG TGACAAATCACACTGCAGTAACCGCAACTACAACTCTTTCAACTGAAGCTAGTGGCATTACAACTGCCATTCCAACCACCGTCTCTAACATCACAACCACCACCCTGCAACCAACACAGATCACTACCAGCAACCAAACCACTCCAGCTCCACCCACCACTACGCAGAGTCCAGTCATAG TGTGTCCAGCTGTCCCATGTCCACTTGAAAGCGTCTGTCTTAATGGCACTTGCCAGTGTCTCACTGGTACCTACCTGCTGAATGGACATTGTGtacctg CCCATGTGTTCCCAGGGAGGCTTCATCTTACCACCTTaacatttcaaaatgaaatgttCAACAGGTCTTCAAAGATATTCCAGATGACGGCTGCTGAAATTTCAGCAACA CTTAGCGATATCCTCAAGAAACAGCCAGGGTATATCCGGTCTGATGTTGTGCAACTTGA ACCAGGTAGCGTGCAAGCAACTGTAAATAATGTGTTTAGTGACACCACTGAAAATCAAACTACCGTTAATAACGCCATAAATGAAGCTATAAAAACTTCCACTGGACTTCTGGGTCAAGCTACATATACAA GTATAAACCTGTGTGAGCTGAGCCCATTACCTTGTGAAGTCTCCACTACAGTATGCACAAATACAAATGGCCAGGCTGCTTGTGCCTGTAAAGATGGCTACATCTCCAATGTGTACTCAAACACTAGTTGCAAAG cgtgtCCAAGCGGACAGAGGCCAGTGGGAGAAGTGTGTGAAGC ATGTCCCTTTGGGTATGCTGGATTCAACTGCAATGACT CGGCCCTGCTGGCAGTGGTGATCATTTCCTGCGTACTAGGAGGAATTCTACTCATTCTTATCCTGGCTTTGCTCATATACTGCTGCTG GAGGCTGTGCTCAAATAGAAAGCAAGACATTAGCAGCAGCCCTTACTCAACAGAAGACTTAAACCAGCCCTGGCCTACTGGCATCATGCCCATCCCCCGTGCCAACAGTAAATGGGATGGAGCTCCTCCTATAGAGATGACAGAAGGGGGCAGCAGTAATGTCCTGGTGGACAAAAGGCATCAAAGCAACGGAATG ACGGGATCGTACGATCTCAACCCAGAAGAAATGATGACCTTCAAAGGTAAAAATACATCTCGTTACTCGTATCTGGTTCAAGGCCATGAAAATCCTTACTTCTTACCTGGAGACgagaagaaaaactga
- the LOC113020363 gene encoding protein HEG homolog 1 isoform X3: MFLICLFAVFLFGSAAKGETTESNPSSALTDGGLTTASEVTRATESTTREFTTVHTTLTNAETINLSTQSMITTNTTVTENGTVTTGSPAPSPSPPTTDASMSTARPGTSNPTSDSETANTTTVPVPATNQTMSTMTNHTAVTATTTLSTEASGITTAIPTTVSNITTTTLQPTQITTSNQTTPAPPTTTQSPVIVCPAVPCPLESVCLNGTCQCLTGTYLLNGHCVPAHVFPGRLHLTTLTFQNEMFNRSSKIFQMTAAEISATLSDILKKQPGYIRSDVVQLEPGSVQATVNNVFSDTTENQTTVNNAINEAIKTSTGLLGQATYTSINLCELSPLPCEVSTTVCTNTNGQAACACKDGYISNVYSNTSCKACPSGQRPVGEVCEACPFGYAGFNCNDSALLAVVIISCVLGGILLILILALLIYCCWRLCSNRKQDISSSPYSTEDLNQPWPTGIMPIPRANSKWDGAPPIEMTEGGSSNVLVDKRHQSNGMGFQRKQKGWKKTGSYDLNPEEMMTFKGKNTSRYSYLVQGHENPYFLPGDEKKN, translated from the exons GAGAAACAACTGAATCAAATCCAAGCAGTGCCCTCACAGACGGCGGCTTGACAACTGCTTCAGAAGTGACTAGAGCAACAGAAAGTACTACTCGAGAATTCACAACTGTGCACACAACTCTGACCAATGCAGAGACAATTAATCTGAGCACTCAGTCCATGATCACTACTAATACTACGGTTACTGAGAACGGTACTGTGACCACTGGCAGCCCAGCTCCCTCTCCATCACCTCCAACCACTGACGCAAGCATGTCGACTGCAAGGCCAGGGACGAGCAATCCTACCAGCGATAGCGAGACTGCAAATACAACCACGGTTCCTGTTCCAGCCACGAATCAAACAATGAGCACAA TGACAAATCACACTGCAGTAACCGCAACTACAACTCTTTCAACTGAAGCTAGTGGCATTACAACTGCCATTCCAACCACCGTCTCTAACATCACAACCACCACCCTGCAACCAACACAGATCACTACCAGCAACCAAACCACTCCAGCTCCACCCACCACTACGCAGAGTCCAGTCATAG TGTGTCCAGCTGTCCCATGTCCACTTGAAAGCGTCTGTCTTAATGGCACTTGCCAGTGTCTCACTGGTACCTACCTGCTGAATGGACATTGTGtacctg CCCATGTGTTCCCAGGGAGGCTTCATCTTACCACCTTaacatttcaaaatgaaatgttCAACAGGTCTTCAAAGATATTCCAGATGACGGCTGCTGAAATTTCAGCAACA CTTAGCGATATCCTCAAGAAACAGCCAGGGTATATCCGGTCTGATGTTGTGCAACTTGA ACCAGGTAGCGTGCAAGCAACTGTAAATAATGTGTTTAGTGACACCACTGAAAATCAAACTACCGTTAATAACGCCATAAATGAAGCTATAAAAACTTCCACTGGACTTCTGGGTCAAGCTACATATACAA GTATAAACCTGTGTGAGCTGAGCCCATTACCTTGTGAAGTCTCCACTACAGTATGCACAAATACAAATGGCCAGGCTGCTTGTGCCTGTAAAGATGGCTACATCTCCAATGTGTACTCAAACACTAGTTGCAAAG cgtgtCCAAGCGGACAGAGGCCAGTGGGAGAAGTGTGTGAAGC ATGTCCCTTTGGGTATGCTGGATTCAACTGCAATGACT CGGCCCTGCTGGCAGTGGTGATCATTTCCTGCGTACTAGGAGGAATTCTACTCATTCTTATCCTGGCTTTGCTCATATACTGCTGCTG GAGGCTGTGCTCAAATAGAAAGCAAGACATTAGCAGCAGCCCTTACTCAACAGAAGACTTAAACCAGCCCTGGCCTACTGGCATCATGCCCATCCCCCGTGCCAACAGTAAATGGGATGGAGCTCCTCCTATAGAGATGACAGAAGGGGGCAGCAGTAATGTCCTGGTGGACAAAAGGCATCAAAGCAACGGAATG GGGTTTCAGCGGAAGCAGAAAGGATGGAAAAAG ACGGGATCGTACGATCTCAACCCAGAAGAAATGATGACCTTCAAAGGTAAAAATACATCTCGTTACTCGTATCTGGTTCAAGGCCATGAAAATCCTTACTTCTTACCTGGAGACgagaagaaaaactga